Proteins encoded together in one Pectinophora gossypiella chromosome 20, ilPecGoss1.1, whole genome shotgun sequence window:
- the LOC126376331 gene encoding uncharacterized protein LOC126376331, whose amino-acid sequence MTEKEITMEDLEETVKQTDEQLDLMAWKLEDGDKQLVVPVDNQEQCVMNLLKSVSEVRSDYQQLRRELVEVQALQRELSSKLRSQLRLVHGKFARLRQRLAAVSPQR is encoded by the exons ATGACTGAAAAGGAGATTACGatggaagacctagaagaaacG gtGAAACAAACGGATGAGCAGCTTGACCTGATGGCGTGGAAGCTGGAAGATGGTGACAAACAGCTGGTGGTACCGGTGGACAACCAGGAGCAGTGTGTCATGAACTTGCTCAAATCTGTCTCCGAG GTGCGGTCAGATTACCAGCAGCTGCGGCGTGAGCTGGTGGAGGTGCAGGCGTTGCAGCGCGAGCTGTCAAGCAAGCTGCGCTCGCAGCTGCGCCTCGTGCACGGCAAGTTTGCGCGCCTGCGCCAGCGCCTCGCCGCGGTCTCACCCCAGCGCTGA